Below is a window of Drosophila bipectinata strain 14024-0381.07 chromosome XR, DbipHiC1v2, whole genome shotgun sequence DNA.
TATACATAGTTTTACAGttggatttatttatttacattgaTCTTGAAGGTCTTGGAAGGCTTGAAGTCTGGgctttcttaaaaaaaaagtctgatggaaaataataaaagagtatatattttagtttattattaaatataaaaactctTAGTTTTTGATGTAAATTGTgtaaatattcatatatttgtTGTGAAGACCTGTAGACCTGTATTATATGATTTGTAAGTTTTTTTGTGGTTCACCTTTTGTTCTCAAAAACATCCCAAAGAATCTTTTCAAACTggatctttaatttatactATTGCAGatcctttaattttttagaggAAATATCCACATCCTagctggaaaaaaaaggataaaagatattaaaaaaaaataaaataaataaaagaaaaaaataagaaagaaagCAAACACGGAAGGGACACCTGAAGAGAGAGTCAAAGGACGAAGCGAAGGAGAGACGCGCCCCCTCGTTTCCCGCCCGTTTCCAGCCAACAGGAGTGCGTAACCGTCTTGAATGGATCCATTTGTTGGCTGGTTTCAGAAGGAACAGGAGGGCCCATCGCTGCGCACATGGTTAAAGATTTGGGAGACGAACGCCCAGGAGATGGGCGCATTGCTTGATCAGCAGTTACAGCAGGCGACGACTAACGGTAatagcagcggcagcggcatcggcatcggcggcggcaacaacatcaataccaacaataacaacaacaacaacaattcaAACAATCACACCACCAACAATAATAGCGGTAATGCCCCAGGATAacaaaatcctaaaaaaacaaaatactatTATTTGCGGCTAAAAAgggtattttttaatattagtaTTGTAattggcaacaacaacaaaaaaaaaaattgtaaattgttATTTTAGAATAAGACGAAATATATAGCCTGGATTTAGTTGTCACACGTAGTGCCTATATAGTATATCGTATTGGATTGGATAGTAGAACTTGGAACTTCAAAGtgtggaacaaaaaaaaagagaaaacgtaaaaatataataaaaatgttgtaGTTATTCGATtggtgatttattttttaaaatttatataagaaacgaaacaaaacaaaaaacatccAATAATTGTTACTGTATTTTTCGTCTATTTTAGGCAAGCCCTACTTATCGCGACCGACTAGTTCTCTCAGTCGGGCTCTCCACTTCCGGGCAGACTCCTTGGAGATTCTGCAGCAACTCAACGGAATCTCTCaacgcaacaacaacaacaatagcaacaataataataataataatagtaccAGCAGTAGTAGCAGCACCACTAATAGCTCATCAACAGCTACAACAACAGCTGATTCAACCGTTAATTCAATCGCCACCAGCAGTACCAGTAGTACTATCTCCTCCACTGCTAACGGACCGCTGACTGGATCAAGCaacgcaacaacaacaacaactgctgCAACAACAACGGCAGCATCTGGGCCCTCAGGAGGAGTTGGTGTTGGTGAAGTGTTGGgtgcaacatcaacaacaaccacaggcaccaccacaaccaccagcagcagtagtagtagtagtaacCCCAATAGCAGTAGCGCCGCCAGCAACAACAGCGGCACCAGCAGCAGTAACATGAACACCGAATCAAGCAACAACCCGCCACAAATGACAGCGACTACTGCCAGTCGCAACAACATCTATTACAATCCGTCTAGAAAGAAACGTCCGGAGAACAAGTCTGGCGGTGCTCACTTCTATATGAACAACCATCGAGAGATGATAGCCAAGTACAAGGGTGAACCGTGGCGAAAGCCCGACTATCCCTATGGCGAGGGTGTAATCGGGTTGCATGAGGAGATAGAGCATTTCTACCAGTATGTCCTGCCCACACCCTGCGAGCACGCCATCCGCAATGAGGTCGTTAAACGCATCGAGGCCGTCGTCCATTCCATTTGGCCGCAGGCAGTGGTCGAGATATTCGGCTCCTTTCGCACCGGACTCTTTTTGCCCACCTCTGACATTGATCTCGTTGTGCTAGGTAAGGTTTTCATCCAAAAACGCTCGAGTTCTATGATCTCTAATGATACTTTCTTGCAGGTTTATGGGAGAAACTACCGTTGCGTACCCTGGAATTCGAGTTGGTGAGTCGCGGTATTGCCGAGGCCTGCACCGTGCGTGTACTGGACAAAGCCTCAGTGCCCATTATCAAGCTGACCGATCGGGAGACCCATGTTAAGGTCGACATCTCGTTCAACATGCAGAGCGGCGTCCAGTCCGCCGAACTGATCAAGAAATTCAAGCGCGACTATCCGGTGCTGGGCAAACTGGTGCTGGTTCTCAAGCAGTTCCTGCTGCTCCGCGATCTCAATGAGGTGTTCACCGGCGGCATCTCATCCTATTCGCTGATCCTCATGTGCATCAGCTTCCTGCAGCTGCATCCGCGTGGCATCTACCAGGAGACGGCCAACTTGGGTGTATTGTTGCTGGAATTTTTCGAGTTGTATGGCCGCCGATTCAACTACATGAAGATCGGTATTTCGATCAAGAACGGTGGACGTTATATGCCAAAGGAGGATCTGCAACGTGATATGGTGGACGGACATCGTCCGTCACTTTTGTGCATTGAGGATCCGCTGACGCCCGGCAACGATATTGGGCGCAGCAGTTACGGGGTCTTCCATGTGCAGCAGGCCTTCAAGTGCGCCTACCGCGTCCTCGCCCTCGCCGTCAGCCCGCTCAATCTCCTAGGCATCGATCCGCGAGTGAACTCAATACTGGGTGAGTGTCATGTGGAATTCTCAATCATCTATAATCTATAATCCTTTTTGTTTGGTGTTAGGACGCATTATTCACATCACTGACGATGTCATAGACTATCGCGATTGGATACGCGTGAATTTCGAACACCTGGTAGTTGTGGATCGCATCTCCCCGCTGCCAGCCACCGCCTACGCCAACGGAGCGCCCAAATATGTGATCATGCCCTCGGGCGCCGTCGTCCAGCAGCTCTACCACCATCATCCGGCGGCGGCTGTTCAAGTGGCATCCGCCCACAATAGTCACACCCATCCCGGTGCCGCCGGCACGCATCTGGGTCAAGCGTTTGTCACCAGTGGCACCAATGCCATGACGACCATGACCACGGCCGTGTCGGTGGTGGGCGGCGGTGGTCCTGGCGGTGTGGGCATCCCGATAGTCacccaccagcagcagcagcagcaacaacagatGGCCGTGCAACAGACGCAGAACAAGAATCGTCACAGAAGAGGCAGCACCTCGTCGGGCGATGATTCCGAAGATAGCAAGGACTGTGACGTGGTTGAGGTATCCTCGGGTGGCCCAGATATTATCGACATCACTATCTCGCCCACGAACGGCGGCTGGGGTGGCGGCAACAGAAAtggcagcggcaacagcagcTCAACAGGATCTTCGGTAAACAGGCGGAGAAGTCGGAGGaagaggatgaggatgagaaACCCTTATTGGAgggatttttgaaattttcaagtTCTTGTTTCTGGAATTTAGGATATATTATTGATAGAAAAGGGTAGAGGGATAGAACCGATCTCTCGCATAGAGAGAGCAAACTTTCATAGGGACCGGGGCTCCCATTTGAATAATTTGAATAGACTCTATAGAGTTTCTAAAATATAGAAAGAAAAGAGTTCTCCCgaactccaaaaaaaatatcctcTTACAAAGGCATACAGGTGGCATTTTGTTCATTGGCTGAGGAAAGGTTTATACATGGAGTCTGACTAACAAATCGGTTTAATTCTTAGCCGGTTCTAGAGGTTCTATTTGGAAAGATGTTTCCAGACTtgtgctttcttgttttattttgtatgaTGTGCTTCCATGAGAGATCTCTAATCTCTTAATTACAATATTCCGAATTTTGAATTACCCTTCTAGAACAGAGGTCTATACTATAGAATCTAGAACCTTATACTATCTAGAATCTAGAACCTTAAGGTAGAAGGGCATCTCTCCGAGCCGAAAATAgtattctttttatacccttgcagagggtaccTCCGatcctataaaatatatatattcttgatcaggatcacctcctgagttgatttgctttgcacgcagtatataagtcagaacggccggaatcggccgactatatcctatagctgccatataactgattgatcggaaatagtatatCTTTGTTGTTTCTAGAGTTTgtgagttcaaatttaacatgagagctatttttggcaaaacattacgacatgccaaattttaaagggatcggccaactatatcctatagcttccacataactgaacgatccgaagtgacccaactttcgtgtttttgaagataaaaatcCTAAACATCGTACAAATActacttttggtcagataatcagaCCTACCAAATcggataaggatcggccgactatatcctatagccatataactgaacgatcggaaatggtttttggtagaaataccaactttggtattttcgaAGATGGAAGTTTGGGAcgtttttttagattttatattataataaattgggttatattatcatattctcataaggatcgatatatatccggttttaactgcaagggtatatcaacttcggctccgcccgaagtaagctttcctttcttgtttttttattttattacaaagtttaaattttattacaaaGTAACCCCTTTCTCGTCCACTTAAAAGTAGGCATTGTCAAAAGTGTCTTTTTGTAGGGAGCATATTATTAAAAGTGTCCTGctcatgatacaattataattgtatcatggtccTGCTAAGGTGTTACAGAGGGACCGATTTATCTCAAGTTTTAAAGTATCTCATGTACTGAATCCATTGAAAAAATAGGAAATGCTTGCTCTGATAGGaacttgaaaaaaaactagcctttaaaaaaatttcaaaaacccCTTGATAAGTAAActgcttttaaaattattgtaTGAAACATTCCACTaacgttttattttttttaaaccaaaacaCAGCCGGAAAACACCAATGAACAGGAACTGGAAGATCCAGTGGGCAGCAACGGCGCAGGAGGATCTGTGGGCGGATCTGGTGCCGGCTCGGGAAGCGGTACAGGCGGTGGCGGGAGTAGTAGCGGCGGCGGTGGCAACAGCAGCGGACGCAACTACAACCAGAGAGGCAGCCACAATTCCACCGGCTACTACCACCAGCAGTACTACGTGCCACCGCcgatgcaacagcaacagcagctgaGCAAAAGCAactcatcctcctcctcgaactaccatcaccaccacagacagcagcagcaacagcatcacagccagcagcagcatcatcacCAGCAGCGGCCGCAACACCTGCGCCTCggaggcggcggtggcggtggcggcggcggcaacaATCGGTATCAGAAATCTGTGGGAGGATCGCCGATTAGtaatagcaacagcagcaacaatagcaacagcagccacagcagcagtagccacagcagcagcagtcacAGTCACAGCCATAGCCACAGTCATAGTCACAGTCACGGGAGCAACAATCATCGATTGCCGCCGCTAAGAGGGACGCTGGTGAACTCATCATCGGCGATATCCATCATATCGATATCCTCCGAATCCTCAATTGCCAGCAGCAGTTCGAGTTCCTCCCGATCGGGTCAGGACCAGCAGCAGAATGAGAGGGACGAGCGATAGGATTAGCGATAGCGATAGCGATAAGGTAGGGATAATAATCAGGGATCTGCTTAAATGAGAtcaagatacaagatacactGAGAAACAAACTGAGAGATTGAAAATGATAGAGAgataaaacacacacatagaacgaaggaacagaaacagaaacagaacagagagagagagagaaagagatagaTTAAAACGAGTTAgcaatatttatgaattataTTTCTTTCTCAGGTTTACACTGCAAACTATGCTGCATTTTTCTAATTAATATCCCAAAATACCACAAACCTCCAAAAAAAAGCATCCTAAtcccaaaacaaacaaaaaaatctttaaaaatcaacaaaatactaaaaaaaagatatatatatatttaaaatagttagattttctttttttttttttttttacattgcTGTCTCGctagcaaacaaaaaaaaaattataaatatacatttaagaaaacaaaaccTACTAAGCTTAAATATTGCAAAATTTGCCTCTGATTGCGCTAAATgtcatttcattttgtttctaaaataataatgaaagccacaacacaacacaacaaaaaaaagaaaacaaaaagcaaaaattatgtgtatatataaagtaaaaaaaaagaaagaaaaattatttagaGCTATTTAGGATGTAATTTGTAAAACTCATGATTAGATCGTAATGGTTGGAAAGTGCGATAAACTGAAGTATGAAATTAGCCGCTACGTATTTAAGAACTGCGCCTacactatattatatatatatgtttcaCAATCTCtcttatatgtatatatatatatgtatatgtatttatatatctgcgtatatatatatatatgtatgtatgtatgtgtatatgtatgaATGGAACagtgtaacaaaaaaaaaaagcaaccgTTAAACAGTTTTTTCactagatttttttttataaatatatatatactacaTATACCTAATAAATTAGATTGTAGTTGTTAGAGTTCCATCCCACCCCCTCTCACTCCCTccttttccccaaaaaaaaaacacaaacacacacacaatcagTCACGCGCATTAAAAAATCTTGTAAAGTAATTTTAAGTGCAACCTTTATTTtgtaaaccaaaaaaaaaaaaaaaacaaactgaaaaaaaaatttaacaaaaaaccgAAATCCTGCTCGCAGGGATCACGCTAATATTACTAAGTGTCCTTGCGAGcgaatgtaaaaaaaaaaaattatgatacACATCCGGAATCAAGAAATCGAAAATCCAATTAAGCTCCCATATGTAActaatttttattgcattgTTTAACTTCCAGTTATAATCCTTAATTTTTATGCCTGAAATGTAATTGTTTATACTATGAGTTCCATTAGTTGCgtttatgatgcttataattagttttttttacaCCACTATTCtatagattttaaaaaacCCACATAATTGTACTGCAAACACATTTGCGCTCCCAAGAATCCAAGAAACAGTCGTAAAAAGCAAATTGtgtttttaaactaaaagcaaacaaaacaaaaaaaaaaaaacaaa
It encodes the following:
- the Trf4-1 gene encoding non-canonical poly(A) RNA polymerase protein Trf4-1 is translated as MDPFVGWFQKEQEGPSLRTWLKIWETNAQEMGALLDQQLQQATTNGNSSGSGIGIGGGNNINTNNNNNNNNSNNHTTNNNSGKPYLSRPTSSLSRALHFRADSLEILQQLNGISQRNNNNNSNNNNNNNSTSSSSSTTNSSSTATTTADSTVNSIATSSTSSTISSTANGPLTGSSNATTTTTAATTTAASGPSGGVGVGEVLGATSTTTTGTTTTTSSSSSSSNPNSSSAASNNSGTSSSNMNTESSNNPPQMTATTASRNNIYYNPSRKKRPENKSGGAHFYMNNHREMIAKYKGEPWRKPDYPYGEGVIGLHEEIEHFYQYVLPTPCEHAIRNEVVKRIEAVVHSIWPQAVVEIFGSFRTGLFLPTSDIDLVVLGLWEKLPLRTLEFELVSRGIAEACTVRVLDKASVPIIKLTDRETHVKVDISFNMQSGVQSAELIKKFKRDYPVLGKLVLVLKQFLLLRDLNEVFTGGISSYSLILMCISFLQLHPRGIYQETANLGVLLLEFFELYGRRFNYMKIGISIKNGGRYMPKEDLQRDMVDGHRPSLLCIEDPLTPGNDIGRSSYGVFHVQQAFKCAYRVLALAVSPLNLLGIDPRVNSILGRIIHITDDVIDYRDWIRVNFEHLVVVDRISPLPATAYANGAPKYVIMPSGAVVQQLYHHHPAAAVQVASAHNSHTHPGAAGTHLGQAFVTSGTNAMTTMTTAVSVVGGGGPGGVGIPIVTHQQQQQQQQMAVQQTQNKNRHRRGSTSSGDDSEDSKDCDVVEVSSGGPDIIDITISPTNGGWGGGNRNGSGNSSSTGSSPENTNEQELEDPVGSNGAGGSVGGSGAGSGSGTGGGGSSSGGGGNSSGRNYNQRGSHNSTGYYHQQYYVPPPMQQQQQLSKSNSSSSSNYHHHHRQQQQQHHSQQQHHHQQRPQHLRLGGGGGGGGGGNNRYQKSVGGSPISNSNSSNNSNSSHSSSSHSSSSHSHSHSHSHSHSHGSNNHRLPPLRGTLVNSSSAISIISISSESSIASSSSSSSRSGQDQQQNERDER